A stretch of the Agelaius phoeniceus isolate bAgePho1 chromosome 1, bAgePho1.hap1, whole genome shotgun sequence genome encodes the following:
- the ST3GAL1 gene encoding CMP-N-acetylneuraminate-beta-galactosamide-alpha-2,3-sialyltransferase 1, producing the protein MVVVRRRNVKVFTFAFLLITVTSFLLNYTHQVTSTSWYPRQLVVQFSEHVQKLFKYPRRPCSCHTCISELGRSLWFDQRFNSTMQPFLTSHNALIPEDSYRWWLKLQGEKAPKSLNATLAELFGLIPGDGDPLQERGSDSCRRCAVVGNSGNLRQSQYGHDIDSHDFVLRMNRAPTAGYESDVGSKTTHHFVYPESYRELAANVSMILIPFKTLDLRWVITALTTGTINFTYVPVPRKIKVKKEKILVYNPAFMKYIYENWLEHHGRYPSTGLLSLMFALHVCDEVNVYGFGADSKGHWHHYWENNTSGGAFRKTGVHDGDFEFNITLTLASIEKIKFFKGR; encoded by the exons ATGGTTGtggtgaggaggaggaatgtGAAAGTGTTCACCTTCGCCTTCCTGCTGATCACAGTGACATCCTTCCTGCTGAACTACACTCACCAGGTGACCTCCACCTCCTGGTACCCCCGACAGCTCGTGGTGCAGTTCTCAGAGCACGTCCAGAAGCTCTTCAAGTACCCCAGGAgaccctgcagctgccacacGTGCATTTCAGAGCTGGGGCGTTCCCTCTGGTTCGACCAGAGATTCAACTCAACTATGCAACCTTTCCTGACCTCACACAATGCCTTGATCCCAGAAGACAGCTACAGGTGGTGGCTG aagctgcaaggagagaaagctcCAAAGAGCTTGAATGCCActctggcagagctgtttgGGTTGATCCCTGGGGACGGGGATCCTCTGCAGGAGCGCGGCTCCGACTCCTGCCGGCGCTGCGCCGTCGTGGGCAACTCGGGCAACCTGCGCCAGTCCCAGTACGGCCACGACATCGACTCCCACGACTTCGTGCTCAG AATGAACCGTGCCCCCACTGCTGGCTACGAATCAGATGTTGGGAGCAAGACCACTCACCACTTTGTTTATCCTGAGAGCTACAGAGAGCTGGCAGCAAATGTGAGCATGATCCTGATCCCCTTCAAAACCCTGGATCTGCGCTGGGTCATCACCGCTCTCACCACAGGCACCATCAATTT cACTTATGTTCCAGTTCCAAGGAAAATCAAagtcaaaaaagaaaag ATCCTGGTTTATAATCCAGCTTTTATGAAATACATCTATGAAAACTGGCTGGAGCATCATGGGAGATACCCCTCCACAGGCCTTCTGTCTTTGATGTTTGCTCTCCATGTCTGTGATGAG GTGAATGTGTATGGCTTTGGAGCAGACAGCAAAGGACACTGGCACCATTACTGGGAGAACAACACTTCAGGAGGGGCTTTCCGGAAGACCGGCGTCCATGACGGGGATTTTGAGTTCAATATAACTTTGACTCTTGCCTccattgaaaaaataaaattcttcaagGGCAGATGA